In Vespa crabro chromosome 5, iyVesCrab1.2, whole genome shotgun sequence, a single window of DNA contains:
- the LOC124424060 gene encoding type 1 phosphatidylinositol 4,5-bisphosphate 4-phosphatase isoform X1: protein MGDGKEGERQPLLKNENVTYSSLGIDVIIEPDSTVSTVSPIGPNELPPPYEPADQGGMPMVTCRVCQAMIDITGKREQHVVKCCQCNEATPIKNAPPGKKYVRCPCNCLLICKSSSQRIACPRPNCKRIINLAPSPITPPVLSMPGMCRVCCAHCHDTFLFNTLNNALARCPHCRKISSVGPDFARGRGIAFIIVGIIALVIAIAVTVGTYAFVKTNGGIYVAYVGAFLLALLCLGRSIYYCTMKISLIEGPM, encoded by the exons ATGGGTGATGGCAAGGAAGGCGAGCGGCAGCCGctattgaaaaatgaaaatgttactTATAGTTCACTCGGTATCGAcgtaataa TTGAACCAGATTCAACAGTCAGTACAGTATCTCCAATAGGTCCAAATGAATTACCTCCGCCATATGAGCCAGCTGATCAGGGTGGTATGCCAATGGTTACTTGTAGAGTATGCCAAGCTATGATAGATATTACAGGCAAGCGAGAGCAACATGTTGTTAAATGTTGTCAGTGTAATGAAGCAACG CCTATAAAAAATGCTCCACctggaaaaaaatatgtacgaTGTCCATGTAATTGCCTTTTAATATGTAAAAGTTCTTCCCAACGTATTGCTTGTCCAAGGCCAAATTGTAAGCGTATTATCAATCTCGCTCCAAGTCCCATAACACCACCGGTTCTTTCTATGCCAGGAATGTGCAGGGTATGCTGTGCTCATTGTCATGATACATTTCTG TTTAACACATTGAATAATGCTTTAGCTCGATGTCCACATTGTCGCAAAATATCTTCTGTTGGTCCAGACTTTGCTAGGGGTCGTggtattgcttttattattgttggcATTATAGCTTTGGTAATTGCTATTGCTGTAACG GTTGGAACATATGCATTTGTCAAAACTAATGGAGGGATTTATGTAGCTTATGTTG GTGCATTTTTGTTAGCCCTTCTTTGCTTAGGACGcagtatttattattgcacAATGAAGATCAGTCTAATAGAAGGTCCTATGTAG
- the LOC124424060 gene encoding type 1 phosphatidylinositol 4,5-bisphosphate 4-phosphatase isoform X2, whose amino-acid sequence MGDGKEGERQPLLKNENVTYSSLVEPDSTVSTVSPIGPNELPPPYEPADQGGMPMVTCRVCQAMIDITGKREQHVVKCCQCNEATPIKNAPPGKKYVRCPCNCLLICKSSSQRIACPRPNCKRIINLAPSPITPPVLSMPGMCRVCCAHCHDTFLFNTLNNALARCPHCRKISSVGPDFARGRGIAFIIVGIIALVIAIAVTVGTYAFVKTNGGIYVAYVGAFLLALLCLGRSIYYCTMKISLIEGPM is encoded by the exons ATGGGTGATGGCAAGGAAGGCGAGCGGCAGCCGctattgaaaaatgaaaatgttactTATAGTTCACTCG TTGAACCAGATTCAACAGTCAGTACAGTATCTCCAATAGGTCCAAATGAATTACCTCCGCCATATGAGCCAGCTGATCAGGGTGGTATGCCAATGGTTACTTGTAGAGTATGCCAAGCTATGATAGATATTACAGGCAAGCGAGAGCAACATGTTGTTAAATGTTGTCAGTGTAATGAAGCAACG CCTATAAAAAATGCTCCACctggaaaaaaatatgtacgaTGTCCATGTAATTGCCTTTTAATATGTAAAAGTTCTTCCCAACGTATTGCTTGTCCAAGGCCAAATTGTAAGCGTATTATCAATCTCGCTCCAAGTCCCATAACACCACCGGTTCTTTCTATGCCAGGAATGTGCAGGGTATGCTGTGCTCATTGTCATGATACATTTCTG TTTAACACATTGAATAATGCTTTAGCTCGATGTCCACATTGTCGCAAAATATCTTCTGTTGGTCCAGACTTTGCTAGGGGTCGTggtattgcttttattattgttggcATTATAGCTTTGGTAATTGCTATTGCTGTAACG GTTGGAACATATGCATTTGTCAAAACTAATGGAGGGATTTATGTAGCTTATGTTG GTGCATTTTTGTTAGCCCTTCTTTGCTTAGGACGcagtatttattattgcacAATGAAGATCAGTCTAATAGAAGGTCCTATGTAG
- the LOC124424184 gene encoding ras-related protein Rab-35 isoform X1, translated as MAREYDHLFKLLMIGDSGVGKSSLLLRFADNTFNGSYITTIGVDFKIQTVEVDGERVKLQIWDTAGQERFRTITSTYYRGTHGVIVVYDVTSGDSFANVKRWLHEIEENCDVVNRVLVGNKNDAPNQKVVLTEDAQRFANQMGIQLFETSAKDNINVEEMFMAITRQVLRTKRERNERQAIQTNETVNLRKNTKQHRKKCC; from the exons atggcCCGAGAAtatgatcatttatttaagcTGTTGATGATAGGAGATAGCg gaGTAGGCAAGAGTTCTCTTCTCCTGAGATTTGCAGACAATACTTTCAATGGCAGTTATATAACTACGATAGGAGTGGATTTTAAAATACAAACTGTAGAGGTAGATGGTGAGAGAGTAAAGCTGCAAATTTGGGATACGGCTGGACAGGAACGATTTCGGACAATAACTTCAACTTACTATAGGGGAACTCATGGCGTTATAGTTGTATACGATGTGACCAGTGGTGACTCATTTGCAAATGTTAAACGGTGGTTGCACGAAATAGAGGAAAATTGTGACGTTGTTAACAGGGTACTTGTAGGAAATAAGAACGATGCGCCTAATCAGAAAGTAGTGCTTACGGAAGATGCACAAAGGTTTGCCAATCAAATGGGAATTCAATTATTTGAAACATCTGCCAAGGATAATATCAATGTCGAAGAg ATGTTTATGGCAATAACGCGACAAGTATTACGGACCAAAAGAGAACGGAATGAGCGTCAAGCTAtacaaacgaacgaaacagttaatttgagaaaaaatacaaaacagCATAGGAAAAAATGTTGTTAA
- the LOC124424184 gene encoding ras-related protein Rab-35 isoform X2, producing the protein MAREYDHLFKLLMIGDSGKSSLLLRFADNTFNGSYITTIGVDFKIQTVEVDGERVKLQIWDTAGQERFRTITSTYYRGTHGVIVVYDVTSGDSFANVKRWLHEIEENCDVVNRVLVGNKNDAPNQKVVLTEDAQRFANQMGIQLFETSAKDNINVEEMFMAITRQVLRTKRERNERQAIQTNETVNLRKNTKQHRKKCC; encoded by the exons atggcCCGAGAAtatgatcatttatttaagcTGTTGATGATAGGAGATAGCg GCAAGAGTTCTCTTCTCCTGAGATTTGCAGACAATACTTTCAATGGCAGTTATATAACTACGATAGGAGTGGATTTTAAAATACAAACTGTAGAGGTAGATGGTGAGAGAGTAAAGCTGCAAATTTGGGATACGGCTGGACAGGAACGATTTCGGACAATAACTTCAACTTACTATAGGGGAACTCATGGCGTTATAGTTGTATACGATGTGACCAGTGGTGACTCATTTGCAAATGTTAAACGGTGGTTGCACGAAATAGAGGAAAATTGTGACGTTGTTAACAGGGTACTTGTAGGAAATAAGAACGATGCGCCTAATCAGAAAGTAGTGCTTACGGAAGATGCACAAAGGTTTGCCAATCAAATGGGAATTCAATTATTTGAAACATCTGCCAAGGATAATATCAATGTCGAAGAg ATGTTTATGGCAATAACGCGACAAGTATTACGGACCAAAAGAGAACGGAATGAGCGTCAAGCTAtacaaacgaacgaaacagttaatttgagaaaaaatacaaaacagCATAGGAAAAAATGTTGTTAA